A single window of Achromobacter xylosoxidans DNA harbors:
- a CDS encoding AraC family transcriptional regulator, which translates to MREFPVDAPPVVARSFHYEDGQRQEPHSHERIQLMYSPTGIMRVMTEDGAWLLAPMRALWIPPGVAHEVRMVGQVTMRSAFIAPDAAPWLWKDTCALDVAPLMRELILALNQPAARHGPVQRLSAELLLNLLAGTERQHRQLPLPFDRRLRKVCAAVLQSPGNDDTLEQWGERMGASARTLARRMKDETGMSFHNWRLQVRIDEGICRLLQGQSVVNVARALGYASASAFVYMFRNVMGVSPTRYLEQIAGG; encoded by the coding sequence ATGCGTGAGTTTCCCGTCGATGCGCCGCCCGTGGTGGCGCGCTCGTTCCACTACGAAGATGGCCAGCGGCAAGAGCCGCATTCGCACGAGCGCATCCAGCTGATGTATTCGCCCACCGGCATCATGCGCGTCATGACCGAGGACGGCGCCTGGCTGCTGGCGCCGATGCGCGCGCTGTGGATTCCGCCCGGCGTGGCGCACGAGGTGCGCATGGTCGGCCAGGTGACGATGCGCTCGGCCTTCATCGCGCCGGACGCCGCGCCCTGGCTGTGGAAAGATACCTGCGCGCTGGACGTGGCGCCGCTGATGCGCGAACTGATCCTGGCGCTGAACCAGCCGGCGGCGCGCCACGGGCCCGTGCAGCGCCTGAGCGCCGAGCTGTTGCTGAACCTGCTGGCCGGCACCGAGCGGCAGCATCGCCAGTTGCCGCTGCCGTTCGACCGGCGCCTGCGCAAGGTCTGCGCCGCCGTGCTGCAATCGCCCGGCAACGACGACACGCTGGAGCAGTGGGGCGAACGGATGGGCGCCAGCGCGCGCACGCTGGCGCGGCGCATGAAGGACGAGACCGGCATGAGCTTTCACAACTGGCGGCTGCAGGTACGCATCGACGAGGGCATCTGCCGGTTGTTGCAGGGGCAGTCGGTGGTGAACGTGGCGCGGGCGCTGGGGTATGCCAGCGCGAGCGCCTTCGTCTATATGTTCCGCAATGTGATGGGGGTGTCGCCGACGCGGTATCTGGAGCAGATCGCCGGCGGTTGA
- the tetR gene encoding tetracycline resistance transcriptional repressor TetR has translation MAKLQRDAVIAAALDLLNEVGVDGLTTRKLAERLGVQQPALYWHFKSKQALLDALSDAMMREHMHTLPSPGGPWKEFLYANARSFRRALLAYRDGARIHAGTRPAEPQYDRVQAQIKLLCDAGFTPLRAANALVAISHYVVGSVMEQQAGEAAAPERVAPPAPPPALARTMKALDRQGPDATFEYGLAMMLDGLSPDLP, from the coding sequence ATGGCCAAACTGCAACGCGACGCCGTCATCGCCGCCGCGCTGGACTTGCTGAACGAGGTGGGCGTGGACGGCCTGACCACGCGCAAGCTGGCCGAACGCCTGGGCGTGCAGCAACCGGCGCTGTACTGGCATTTCAAGAGCAAGCAGGCGCTGCTGGACGCGCTGTCGGACGCCATGATGCGCGAGCACATGCATACCCTGCCGTCTCCGGGCGGCCCCTGGAAGGAATTCCTGTACGCCAACGCGCGCAGCTTCCGCCGCGCGCTGCTGGCCTATCGCGACGGCGCCCGCATCCACGCCGGCACCCGCCCCGCCGAACCGCAATACGATCGCGTCCAGGCGCAGATCAAGCTGCTGTGCGACGCCGGCTTCACGCCGCTGCGGGCCGCCAATGCGCTGGTGGCCATCAGCCACTACGTGGTCGGCTCGGTGATGGAACAGCAGGCCGGCGAGGCCGCCGCGCCCGAGCGCGTCGCGCCGCCCGCGCCCCCGCCCGCCCTGGCACGCACCATGAAGGCGCTGGACCGGCAGGGACCGGACGCGACCTTCGAATATGGATTGGCGATGATGCTCGACGGCCTCTCGCCCGACCTGCCATGA
- a CDS encoding LysR family transcriptional regulator, with translation MDTPDRQLRYFVRIAELKSLSRAAEDLDQTQSGLSRQLAALEAHVGKPLFVRTGRGVELTEAGARLLDGILPAYRSIDQTLEAVRQREGVTQGSVRLATVHTLSYYFMAEVVAQFVSSREHVNLSVMGRSSPEVVALVESGKADIGFVYDAAVASDALASTPLFDDDMCLIVRHGVAVEDGADLAAMTLRLVGFPPHYALRKMIHSAGLQPEFVAEAETIDAMLKLVSSGVGACILPSRIPDKLLADYGLRKVVIRQPVLRRRVVAITLAQRPPLPLVRELLDCARRIARD, from the coding sequence ATGGACACGCCGGACCGGCAATTGCGCTATTTCGTGCGGATCGCGGAATTGAAATCGCTGTCGCGGGCCGCCGAGGACCTGGACCAGACCCAGTCCGGCCTGAGCCGCCAGCTGGCGGCGCTGGAAGCCCACGTGGGCAAGCCGCTGTTCGTGCGCACCGGCCGCGGCGTCGAACTGACCGAGGCGGGCGCGCGGCTGCTCGATGGCATCCTGCCGGCCTATCGCAGCATCGACCAGACGCTGGAGGCGGTGCGCCAGCGCGAAGGCGTGACGCAGGGCTCGGTGCGGTTGGCTACGGTGCATACGCTCAGCTACTACTTCATGGCCGAGGTGGTGGCGCAATTCGTCAGCAGCCGCGAGCACGTCAATCTGTCGGTCATGGGCCGCAGTTCGCCGGAGGTGGTGGCGCTGGTGGAAAGCGGCAAGGCCGACATCGGCTTCGTCTATGACGCCGCGGTGGCCTCTGACGCGCTGGCCTCGACGCCGCTGTTCGACGACGACATGTGCCTGATCGTGCGGCATGGGGTCGCGGTCGAGGATGGCGCCGACCTGGCCGCCATGACGCTGCGGCTGGTGGGTTTTCCGCCGCATTACGCGTTGCGCAAGATGATCCACAGCGCCGGCCTGCAGCCCGAGTTCGTGGCCGAGGCCGAAACCATCGACGCCATGCTCAAGCTGGTTTCCTCGGGGGTGGGCGCCTGTATCCTGCCCTCGCGCATCCCCGACAAGCTGCTGGCCGACTACGGCCTGCGCAAGGTCGTCATCCGCCAGCCGGTGCTGCGCCGGCGGGTGGTGGCCATCACGCTGGCGCAGCGGCCGCCGCTGCCGCTGGTGCGCGAGCTGCTGGACTGCGCCCGCCGCATCGCGCGGGATTGA
- the tet gene encoding Tet(A)/Tet(B)/Tet(C) family tetracycline efflux MFS transporter, whose translation MPDRAIALLLFIVTLDAAGAGLIMPVLPGLLDQLGDAAATPAHYGVLLSLYALAQCLAAPVLGALSDRYGRRPVLLVSLAGAAVDYLVMAAAPALWVLYAGRILAGITGATGAVAGACIADAGDPSRRARRFGQLSACFGLGMILGPALGGLAGLAGARMPFVAAAAANGVAFLTALAWLPESRRGARAPWSWRALDPIGGLRQALGGKNLAGLLWVFLVMQMAGQVPGSLWVLYGQDRFQWDAAAVGLSLAGFGALHAVAQATLPGPLSARLGERGALVVGMAADAAGYVLLACATQGWMAAPLMLLLAAGGVGAPALQALLSARAGAGSQGQLQGAMNSLASAAAIAGPLAFTTLYAASVGGWTGWPWVAGAALYLLCAPTLARLGAPGDAAPRAR comes from the coding sequence ATGCCGGACCGCGCCATTGCCTTGCTGTTGTTCATCGTCACCCTGGATGCCGCGGGCGCCGGGTTGATCATGCCGGTGCTGCCGGGCCTGCTCGACCAGCTTGGCGATGCCGCGGCCACGCCGGCCCATTACGGGGTGCTGCTGTCCCTGTATGCGCTGGCGCAGTGCCTGGCCGCGCCCGTGCTGGGCGCGCTGTCGGATCGCTACGGAAGGCGGCCGGTGCTGCTGGTGTCGCTGGCGGGCGCCGCCGTCGACTATCTGGTGATGGCGGCCGCGCCGGCATTGTGGGTGCTGTACGCGGGACGCATCCTGGCGGGCATTACGGGCGCCACCGGCGCGGTGGCCGGCGCCTGCATCGCCGACGCCGGCGATCCGTCGCGGCGCGCGCGGCGCTTCGGCCAGTTGTCGGCCTGTTTCGGGCTGGGCATGATCCTCGGGCCGGCGCTGGGCGGCCTGGCGGGGCTGGCCGGCGCCCGTATGCCGTTCGTGGCGGCCGCGGCGGCCAATGGCGTGGCCTTCCTGACGGCCCTGGCGTGGCTGCCGGAATCGCGCCGGGGCGCTCGCGCGCCGTGGTCGTGGCGCGCGCTGGATCCGATTGGCGGTCTGCGCCAGGCACTGGGCGGCAAGAACCTGGCCGGCCTGCTGTGGGTGTTCCTGGTGATGCAGATGGCGGGGCAGGTGCCGGGATCCCTATGGGTGCTGTACGGACAGGACCGCTTTCAGTGGGACGCGGCGGCGGTGGGCCTGTCGCTGGCCGGGTTTGGCGCCTTGCACGCCGTGGCGCAGGCGACGCTGCCGGGCCCGTTGAGCGCGCGCTTGGGCGAGCGCGGCGCGCTGGTGGTGGGCATGGCGGCGGACGCGGCGGGGTATGTCCTGCTGGCGTGCGCCACGCAGGGCTGGATGGCGGCGCCGCTGATGCTGCTGCTGGCCGCCGGCGGCGTGGGCGCGCCGGCGTTGCAGGCGCTGCTGTCGGCGCGGGCGGGCGCGGGCAGCCAGGGGCAGTTGCAGGGCGCCATGAACAGCCTGGCCAGTGCCGCCGCGATCGCCGGCCCGCTGGCCTTCACTACGTTGTACGCGGCCAGCGTCGGCGGCTGGACCGGCTGGCCCTGGGTGGCGGGCGCGGCGCTCTACCTGCTGTGCGCGCCGACGCTGGCGCGGCTGGGCGCGCCTGGCGACGCGGCGCCGCGGGCCCGCTAG
- a CDS encoding NUDIX hydrolase — MTAQPSRPIPATIAAVLRDGHVLLVRRANPPDQGRWAFPGGKIEAGERLEDATARELFEECGVRAQALQVFDAVDVFDHDDSGALRRHYILVAVLCRWQSGEPVAGDDALDARWVSLAELDGQALATSFGVAAIARKAAALAAAAGIL, encoded by the coding sequence ATGACCGCCCAGCCTTCCCGCCCCATCCCCGCCACCATCGCCGCCGTGCTGCGCGACGGCCACGTGCTGCTGGTGCGCCGCGCCAACCCGCCGGACCAGGGCCGCTGGGCCTTTCCCGGCGGCAAGATCGAGGCCGGCGAGCGCCTCGAAGACGCGACCGCGCGCGAGCTGTTCGAAGAATGCGGCGTGCGCGCGCAGGCGCTGCAGGTGTTCGACGCCGTCGACGTGTTCGACCACGACGACAGCGGCGCGCTGCGCCGCCATTACATCCTGGTCGCGGTACTGTGCCGCTGGCAGTCGGGCGAACCGGTGGCCGGCGACGATGCGCTGGACGCCCGCTGGGTGTCCCTGGCCGAACTGGACGGCCAGGCGCTGGCCACCAGCTTCGGCGTGGCGGCCATCGCGCGCAAGGCGGCGGCGCTGGCGGCGGCGGCCGGCATTCTCTGA
- a CDS encoding LysR family transcriptional regulator, producing the protein MDRFQEMQVFVRIAERRSFSKAAEDLRIPRATVTNLIKRMEKRLGARLLERTTRQVRLTHDGEAYYRRCVRLLADLEEADGAFLNTAPKGLLRVNMQGTLARVFVMPALPGFLERYPDLVLHLGEDDRLVDLVREGVDCVLRAGTLQDSSLVGRQIALMPQVTVASPAYLARYGEPATLDDLEGHRAVDYVSSSSGRSLPLDFTVDGRNVLVRPGSVISVSGAELYASAALAGLGLVQVPRYRVAEDLAAGRLKLVLPGAPPAPMPVSVLYPQNRQVSARVRVFSQWLAGIFGRAFGQDDQTMPVR; encoded by the coding sequence ATGGACCGTTTCCAGGAAATGCAGGTGTTCGTCCGGATCGCCGAGCGGCGCAGTTTCTCCAAGGCGGCCGAGGATCTGCGGATTCCGCGGGCCACCGTCACCAATCTGATCAAGCGCATGGAAAAGCGCCTGGGCGCGCGCCTGCTGGAACGCACCACGCGCCAGGTGCGGCTGACCCATGACGGCGAGGCCTATTACCGGCGCTGCGTGCGCCTGCTGGCCGACCTGGAGGAAGCGGACGGCGCCTTCCTGAACACCGCGCCCAAGGGCCTGTTGCGGGTCAACATGCAGGGCACCCTGGCGCGGGTGTTCGTGATGCCGGCGTTGCCGGGCTTCCTGGAGCGTTATCCCGACCTGGTGCTGCACCTGGGCGAAGACGACCGTCTGGTGGACCTGGTGCGCGAGGGCGTGGACTGCGTGCTGCGCGCCGGCACGCTGCAGGACTCATCGCTGGTGGGGCGCCAGATCGCCCTGATGCCGCAGGTCACCGTCGCCAGTCCGGCCTACCTGGCGCGCTACGGCGAACCGGCCACGCTGGATGATCTGGAAGGGCACCGGGCGGTGGACTATGTGTCCTCGTCCAGCGGCCGCAGCCTGCCGCTGGATTTCACGGTGGACGGGCGCAACGTGCTGGTGCGGCCGGGCTCGGTCATCAGCGTCAGCGGCGCCGAGCTCTACGCCAGCGCGGCGCTGGCCGGGCTGGGGTTGGTCCAGGTGCCTCGCTACCGCGTGGCCGAGGACCTGGCCGCCGGCCGGCTCAAGCTGGTGCTGCCCGGCGCGCCGCCGGCGCCGATGCCGGTGTCGGTGCTGTATCCGCAGAACCGCCAGGTGTCGGCGCGGGTACGGGTGTTCAGCCAGTGGCTGGCCGGCATCTTTGGCCGCGCCTTCGGCCAGGACGATCAGACGATGCCGGTCAGGTAG
- a CDS encoding GntP family permease, whose amino-acid sequence MTGLFIVVAALAFLMLAAYRGYSVILCAPIAAMGAVLLTDPSALAPVFSGIFMERMAGFAKLYFPVFLLGAVFGKLIELSGFSRAIVQAVLRLIGAERAIIAIVLVCAVLTYGGVSLFVVVFAVYPFAAEMFRQGGIPKRLMPGAIALGAFTFTMTALPGTPQIQNIIPTTFFETTTWAAPWLGLIGAAFTLTVGVAYLEWRRKRAALAGEGYGTELRNEPDTPAGGREHHPLVALLPLVVVGVANFLLTRWIPGWYPAGSQVELPGLPQPLPVNAHDQVALWAVMGALIAGIATILLFSFSHIKAHFAEGSKSAVSGALLASMNTAAEYGFGGVIAALPGFLMVASALKAIPDPLVGEAVAVTSLAGITGSASGGMSIALAAMAQTFIDSAQAAGIPMEVLHRIAAMASGGMDTLPHNGAVITLLAVTGLTHRQSYGDIFAITLISTLSVFLVIAVYYLTGIV is encoded by the coding sequence ATGACCGGATTGTTTATCGTGGTGGCGGCGCTGGCATTCCTGATGCTGGCGGCGTATCGAGGCTACAGCGTCATCCTTTGCGCGCCCATCGCGGCCATGGGCGCGGTGCTGCTGACCGACCCGTCGGCGCTGGCGCCGGTGTTCTCGGGCATTTTCATGGAGCGCATGGCGGGCTTCGCCAAGCTCTATTTCCCGGTGTTCCTGCTGGGCGCGGTGTTCGGCAAGCTGATCGAGCTGTCCGGCTTCTCGCGCGCCATCGTGCAGGCGGTGCTGCGGCTGATCGGCGCCGAGCGCGCCATCATCGCGATCGTGCTGGTGTGCGCGGTGCTGACCTACGGCGGCGTGTCGCTGTTCGTGGTGGTATTCGCGGTCTACCCGTTCGCGGCCGAGATGTTCCGCCAGGGCGGCATTCCCAAGCGGCTGATGCCGGGCGCGATCGCGCTGGGCGCGTTCACCTTCACCATGACGGCGCTGCCCGGCACGCCGCAGATCCAGAACATCATCCCCACCACCTTCTTTGAAACCACCACCTGGGCCGCGCCCTGGCTGGGGCTGATCGGCGCGGCCTTCACGCTGACCGTCGGGGTGGCCTACCTGGAATGGCGCCGCAAGCGCGCCGCGCTGGCGGGCGAAGGCTACGGCACCGAACTGCGCAACGAACCGGACACGCCCGCCGGCGGACGCGAGCATCACCCGCTGGTCGCGCTGCTGCCGCTGGTGGTGGTGGGCGTGGCCAACTTCCTGCTGACGCGCTGGATTCCCGGCTGGTACCCGGCCGGCTCGCAGGTCGAACTGCCCGGCCTGCCGCAGCCCCTGCCGGTCAACGCGCATGACCAGGTGGCGCTGTGGGCGGTGATGGGCGCGCTGATCGCCGGCATCGCCACCATCCTGCTGTTCTCGTTCTCGCACATCAAGGCGCATTTCGCCGAAGGCAGCAAGAGCGCGGTCTCGGGCGCGCTGCTGGCGTCGATGAATACGGCGGCGGAATATGGCTTTGGCGGCGTGATCGCGGCGCTGCCCGGCTTCCTGATGGTGGCCAGCGCGCTCAAGGCGATTCCCGACCCGCTGGTGGGCGAGGCGGTGGCGGTGACCTCGCTGGCCGGCATCACCGGTTCGGCCTCGGGCGGCATGAGCATCGCCCTGGCGGCCATGGCGCAGACCTTCATCGACAGCGCCCAGGCGGCCGGCATCCCCATGGAGGTGCTGCACCGCATCGCCGCCATGGCCTCGGGCGGCATGGACACGCTGCCGCACAACGGCGCCGTCATCACGCTGCTGGCCGTCACCGGCCTGACGCACCGCCAGTCCTACGGCGACATCTTCGCCATCACCCTGATCTCGACGCTGTCGGTGTTCCTGGTGATCGCGGTGTACTACCTGACCGGCATCGTCTGA
- a CDS encoding SDR family oxidoreductase, whose amino-acid sequence MNSQVSQRVALVTGASRGIGAAIARRLAADGFAVAINYAASAAEADALAGEIRAAGGRALAVRADVSKAAEVRAMFDQVEAGLGRIDVLVNSAGVLKLQALAEATDEVYDQTFDINTRGTFNTLREAGTRLADGGSIVNVSSTTLALNLPTYGLYIASKAAVEGFTRVFAKELRGRRITVNAVAPGPVATDLFKQGKSAELIEHYAKMPPLERLGEPEDIAGIVSFLAGADGGWINGQVLRANGGIA is encoded by the coding sequence ATGAATTCCCAAGTCTCCCAACGCGTCGCCCTGGTCACCGGCGCCTCGCGCGGCATCGGCGCCGCGATCGCCCGCCGCCTGGCCGCCGACGGTTTCGCCGTCGCCATCAACTACGCCGCCAGCGCGGCCGAAGCCGACGCCCTGGCCGGCGAGATCCGCGCCGCGGGCGGCCGGGCGCTGGCGGTGCGCGCCGACGTGTCCAAAGCCGCCGAGGTGCGCGCCATGTTCGACCAGGTCGAGGCCGGCCTGGGACGCATCGACGTGCTGGTCAACAGCGCCGGCGTGCTGAAGCTGCAGGCGCTGGCCGAGGCCACCGACGAGGTCTACGACCAGACCTTCGACATCAACACCCGCGGCACCTTCAACACCCTGCGCGAGGCCGGCACGCGGCTGGCCGACGGCGGCAGCATCGTCAACGTCTCCAGCACCACGCTGGCGCTGAACCTGCCCACCTACGGCCTCTATATCGCCAGCAAGGCGGCCGTGGAAGGCTTTACCCGCGTGTTCGCCAAGGAACTGCGCGGCCGCCGCATCACGGTCAACGCCGTGGCGCCGGGCCCGGTCGCCACCGACCTGTTCAAGCAGGGCAAGAGCGCGGAACTGATCGAGCACTACGCCAAGATGCCGCCGCTGGAACGCCTGGGCGAACCCGAGGACATCGCCGGCATTGTGTCGTTCCTGGCCGGCGCCGACGGCGGCTGGATCAACGGCCAGGTGTTGCGCGCCAACGGCGGCATCGCCTGA
- a CDS encoding TonB-dependent siderophore receptor, with protein MTPVALPPVAFVPRRLPAFRLTLAAALLAQAGLPVLARAADEVPQLSPVRVTGAAEKLSDPGQTEGSQSYTANTVTIGKTGANVRDIPNSVSVVTRQRMDDQNMVTVEDALRQTTGVSAMTYGDGTAYFTARGYETDVQFDGVPANGALQYLPQFDLALYDRVEVLRGPAGLLQGFGSPAGTVNLVRKRPQDAFSLTGAVMAGSWNNYRTELDATGPITADGRVRARAGLAAQDRDFFFDKAHNRQGLAYGSLEFDLTANTTLTLSAAYQRQREAPFDYGLSIYSNGHIIDSPRKGFYGTDWSRGDTTLSEIYSELSHRFANGWTGQVSMNYRSTDMDSRYGYVNGPVNPANDRAGYRLQTQKDQIRWIGFDTHASGPFSLLGRTHQAMIGANYAERRQDSRSGGMNISNVSIHDIDVPDPDLPYTSGDDSKSSQMGVYGQLSLNVADPLTLIVGGRQSWYRNATQAILPVAGDTQRDPEVRKFVPYYGAVAQLNSWLSAYASYSDIYAFSEAWQMTADGKPLKPRTGKQYEIGLKGQFLDGAANASLALFRIRDKDRAVADDANPGRYLAQGEAQSQGVEAEISGRLLPNWDLYAGYTYLQTRYLSDPTQEGQIVNPETPKHLFKVWTTYRFTPDVLPGWRVGGGVRAQSRTSRNNVSWQGGYTVVDAQVGYKVNRNLDASLTLNNVFDRHYYARVPSNFYGIYGEPRNVMLTLRATY; from the coding sequence ATGACGCCCGTCGCACTTCCCCCTGTCGCATTTGTCCCACGCCGCCTCCCCGCCTTCCGCCTGACCCTCGCCGCCGCCCTGCTGGCCCAGGCCGGCCTGCCCGTCCTGGCCCGCGCCGCCGACGAGGTGCCGCAACTGAGTCCCGTGCGAGTCACCGGTGCCGCCGAAAAGCTGTCGGACCCCGGCCAGACCGAGGGTTCGCAGTCCTACACCGCCAATACCGTCACCATCGGCAAGACCGGCGCCAACGTGCGCGACATCCCCAACTCGGTGTCGGTGGTGACGCGCCAGCGCATGGACGACCAGAACATGGTCACAGTGGAGGACGCGCTGCGCCAGACCACCGGCGTCAGCGCCATGACCTACGGCGACGGCACCGCCTACTTCACCGCGCGCGGCTACGAGACCGACGTGCAGTTCGACGGCGTGCCGGCCAACGGCGCGCTGCAGTACCTGCCCCAGTTCGACCTGGCGCTGTACGACCGCGTCGAGGTGCTGCGCGGCCCGGCCGGCCTGCTGCAGGGCTTCGGCAGCCCCGCCGGCACCGTCAACCTGGTGCGCAAGCGGCCACAGGACGCCTTCAGCCTGACCGGCGCGGTGATGGCCGGCTCGTGGAACAACTACCGCACCGAACTGGACGCGACCGGCCCGATCACGGCCGACGGCCGGGTGCGCGCCCGCGCCGGCCTGGCCGCGCAGGACCGCGACTTCTTCTTCGACAAGGCCCACAATCGCCAGGGCCTGGCCTACGGCTCGCTCGAATTCGATCTGACCGCCAACACCACCCTGACGCTGTCGGCGGCCTACCAACGCCAGCGCGAGGCGCCGTTCGACTACGGCCTGTCGATCTACTCGAACGGCCACATCATCGACTCGCCGCGCAAAGGCTTCTACGGCACCGACTGGTCGCGCGGCGACACCACCCTGTCGGAAATCTATTCGGAACTGAGCCACCGCTTCGCCAATGGCTGGACCGGCCAGGTGTCGATGAACTACCGCTCGACCGACATGGACAGCCGCTACGGCTACGTCAACGGCCCGGTCAATCCCGCCAACGACCGCGCCGGCTACCGCCTGCAGACGCAGAAGGACCAGATCCGCTGGATCGGCTTCGATACGCATGCCTCCGGCCCCTTCAGCCTGCTGGGCCGCACCCACCAGGCCATGATCGGCGCCAACTACGCCGAGCGGCGCCAGGACAGCCGCTCCGGCGGCATGAACATCAGCAACGTGTCGATCCACGACATCGACGTGCCCGATCCGGACCTGCCCTACACCTCGGGCGACGACTCCAAGTCCAGCCAGATGGGCGTCTACGGCCAGCTGAGCTTGAACGTGGCCGACCCGCTGACGCTGATCGTGGGCGGACGCCAGAGCTGGTACCGCAACGCCACCCAGGCCATCCTGCCGGTGGCGGGCGACACCCAGCGCGATCCCGAGGTGCGCAAGTTCGTGCCCTACTACGGCGCGGTAGCGCAGTTGAATTCGTGGCTGTCGGCCTACGCCAGCTATTCGGACATCTACGCCTTCTCGGAAGCCTGGCAGATGACGGCCGACGGCAAGCCGCTCAAGCCGCGCACCGGCAAGCAGTACGAGATCGGCCTGAAGGGCCAGTTCCTGGACGGCGCGGCCAATGCCTCGCTGGCGCTGTTCCGCATCCGCGACAAGGACCGCGCGGTGGCCGACGACGCCAACCCGGGCCGCTACCTGGCGCAGGGCGAGGCCCAGAGCCAGGGCGTCGAGGCCGAGATCAGCGGCCGCCTGCTGCCCAACTGGGACCTGTACGCCGGCTACACCTACCTGCAGACCCGCTACCTGTCCGACCCGACGCAGGAAGGCCAGATCGTCAACCCGGAAACGCCCAAGCACCTGTTCAAGGTCTGGACCACCTATCGCTTCACGCCCGACGTGCTGCCGGGCTGGCGCGTGGGCGGCGGCGTGCGCGCGCAGAGCCGCACCAGCCGCAACAACGTTTCGTGGCAAGGCGGCTACACGGTGGTCGACGCGCAGGTCGGCTACAAGGTGAACCGCAACCTGGACGCCTCGCTGACGCTGAACAACGTCTTCGATCGCCACTACTACGCCCGCGTGCCGTCCAACTTCTACGGCATCTACGGCGAACCGCGCAACGTGATGCTGACGCTGCGCGCCACCTACTGA
- a CDS encoding aminoglycoside phosphotransferase family protein → MFDTYLSRWNLVPDGAPITTHAARLLPVRQAGVPAMLKVAVEEDERQGGVLMTWWDGHGAARVLAHDGDAILLERATGTRSLAGYARNGRDDEATRILCGVLRELHAPRARPLPPLRSLEEWFVELWPMARARGGILAHSARFARALLDDPRDQVVLHGDAHHDNVLDFGERGWLVIDPKRLYGERAFDYANIFCNPDLSDPEPPVAIAPGRFERRLGIVLEESGLERRRLLQWVVAWCGLSAAWFMGDGDDAAIDLEIARQALALLDR, encoded by the coding sequence ATGTTCGACACCTACCTGTCCCGCTGGAACCTCGTGCCCGATGGCGCCCCCATCACGACCCATGCCGCGCGCCTGCTGCCGGTGCGCCAGGCCGGCGTGCCGGCGATGCTGAAGGTCGCGGTCGAGGAAGACGAACGGCAAGGCGGCGTGCTGATGACCTGGTGGGACGGCCACGGCGCCGCGCGGGTCCTGGCGCACGACGGCGACGCCATCCTGCTCGAACGCGCCACCGGCACGCGCTCGCTGGCCGGCTATGCCCGCAACGGCCGCGACGACGAAGCCACCCGCATCCTGTGCGGCGTGCTGCGCGAGCTGCACGCGCCGCGCGCCAGGCCGCTGCCGCCGCTGCGGTCGCTGGAAGAATGGTTCGTCGAGCTGTGGCCGATGGCGCGGGCGCGCGGCGGCATCCTGGCGCACAGCGCCCGCTTCGCCCGCGCGCTGCTGGACGACCCGCGCGACCAGGTGGTGCTGCACGGCGACGCGCACCACGACAATGTCCTGGACTTCGGCGAACGCGGCTGGCTGGTGATCGACCCCAAGCGCCTGTACGGCGAACGGGCCTTCGATTACGCCAATATCTTCTGCAACCCCGACCTGTCCGATCCGGAGCCCCCGGTGGCCATCGCGCCGGGCCGCTTCGAGCGCCGCCTCGGCATCGTGCTGGAGGAATCCGGACTGGAGCGCCGCCGGCTGCTGCAATGGGTGGTGGCCTGGTGCGGGCTGTCGGCGGCCTGGTTCATGGGCGATGGAGACGATGCGGCGATCGACCTGGAGATCGCCAGGCAGGCGCTGGCGTTACTGGACCGCTAG